Proteins encoded together in one Diabrotica undecimpunctata isolate CICGRU chromosome 3, icDiaUnde3, whole genome shotgun sequence window:
- the LOC140436008 gene encoding protein FAM200B-like, with product MKPAELKRHLETKHPQLKNRDESYFKRHATKLTSQQVNFQKYTTVNQKALQASFEVAFLIAKTKKPLNIGETLILPAAMKMVSIMQGEKNANVLKTIPLSSDTVHRRINLLVDDIKIQHIDRVKGSPYYAIQLDESTDVANVAQLLIFI from the coding sequence ATGAAGCCGGCCGAATTGAAAAGGCACCTAGAAACTAAGCATCCACAGTTAAAGAATAGAGATGAATCTTATTTTAAACGACATGCCACCAAACTAACGTCACAGCAGGTTAATTTCCAAAAATACACAACAGTTAACCAAAAAGCGTTACAAGCATCTTTCGAGGTTGCCTTTTTGATTGCCAAAACTAAAAAACCTCTCAACATTGGCGAGACGCTCATTTTGCCAGCTGCAATGAAAATGGTTTCGATCATGCAAGGAGAAAAGAATGCCAATGTACTGAAAACAATTCCACTATCAAGTGACACTGTTCATCGTCGTATCAATCTACTTGTTGATGATATCAAAATACAACATATAGATCGCGTGAAAGGGAGTCCCTATTATGCTATTCAGCTGGATGAAAGCACTGATGTAGCTAATGTAGCTCAACTTTTGATATTTATCTGA
- the LOC140436009 gene encoding zinc finger BED domain-containing protein 5-like produces the protein MFACLETFSEENNIKLEEETKTKIIMHLTSVKQDLVIRFPDTSHGDQWIINPFTCDLITVKMNFKEKEQQIDLLSDESLRSIFKTTDLYKFWIVMEKEYPLLYKTSLLKLLHFASTYLCETDFSTLTAIKTKYRFRLNVEPDLRVSLSDNISPRINILTASVQAPGSHKFVN, from the coding sequence ATGTTTGCGTGTTTGGAGACATTTTCtgaagaaaacaatataaagctCGAAGAAGAAACTAAAACCAAAATCATCATGCATCTTACAAGCGTTAAGCAAGACTTGGTAATACGATTCCCAGATACGTCACACGGCGACCAATGGATAATTAATCCATTCACTTGTGATCTTATTACTGTAAAAATGAACTTCAAAGAAAAGGAGCAGCAGATCGATTTATTGTCCGATGAAAGCCTTCGATCTATTTTCAAAACTACGGATCTATACAAGTTCTGGATAGTGATGGAAAAGGAATATCCACTGTTATACAAAACATCTCTGCTGAAATTGCTGCATTTCGCATCTACATACCTGTGCGAGACAGATTTCTCCACATTGActgctataaaaacaaaatatcgcTTCAGACTTAACGTAGAACCTGATTTGAGGGTGTCTCTTTCTGATAATATATCACCAAGAATTAATATACTGACTGCAAGTGTGCAAGCACCAGGTTCACATAAGTTTGTAAACTGA